One window of the Triticum dicoccoides isolate Atlit2015 ecotype Zavitan chromosome 3B, WEW_v2.0, whole genome shotgun sequence genome contains the following:
- the LOC119281549 gene encoding probable calcium-binding protein CML41, with protein sequence MASMEVAKPGSSKRLSPKGSFRLSLLACGQCKATTVSPPGSPTGAGARSLSSSASSSAGTSRSRGRERDRQAELREIFRHFDRDMDGRISGRELGEFFASMGDGGAKAAMELDAASSGGGGDLMLGFEDFVRIVERKGGEEEEREDLRRAFEAFEAVKGSGRITPRGLQRVLSQLGDDPSVAECEVMIRAYDDDGDGELDFHDFHRMMSHD encoded by the coding sequence ATGGCGAGCATGGAGGTCGCAAAGCCTGGGTCGTCCAAGCGCCTGTCCCCGAAGGGGAGTTTCAGGCTGAGCCTGCTCGCTTGCGGCCAGTGCAAGGCCACCACCGTGTCGCCCCCGGGCTCGCCCACCGGCGCCGGCGCGAGGTCGCTGTCGTCCTCGGCGTCGTCCTCCGCGGGGACGTCCCGCTCCCGCGGCCGCGAGCGCGACCGCCAGGCGGAGCTGCGGGAGATCTTCCGCCACTTCGACCGCGACATGGACGGCCGGATCTCGGGCCGGGAGCTCGGCGAGTTCTTCGCGTCCATGGGGGACGGCGGCGCAAAAGCCGCGATGGAGCTGGACGCGGCCAgctccggcggcggtggcgacCTCATGCTGGGGTTCGAGGACTTCGTGAGGATCGTGGAGCGGAagggcggggaggaggaggagcgcgaggACCTGCGGCGCGCGTTCGAGGCCTTCGAGGCGGTCAAGGGCTCCGGCCGGATCACGCCGCGCGGCCTGCAGCGCGTGCTCAGCCAGCTCGGCGACGACCCGTCCGTCGCCGAGTGCGAGGTCATGATACGCGCctacgacgacgacggcgacggcgagcttGATTTCCACGATTTCCACCGCATGATGAGCCATGACTAG